A genomic stretch from Xenopus laevis strain J_2021 chromosome 6S, Xenopus_laevis_v10.1, whole genome shotgun sequence includes:
- the LOC108719779 gene encoding uncharacterized protein LOC108719779, whose translation LNSDYFSESEINDLLEKLRAGTLTLEEIIKFIVTVVTEKETKTLKSVTTTTQVTRKEIKQKSINLSEWPPEDQLQKALEAIPYEVSRQQTEGEKQDSVSIWGFLQSEKLPDDKSKELLQRCKNTVQEVLIGCIKLIQRSGEGQFSAETSSVDEQTQKLLQNITQISVGEFKGQKISLWNLLLAKYISSKKRKINGISYLVFFYPRYYKNDHHHYRGD comes from the coding sequence TTAAATTCAGATTACTTTTCTGAGAGTGAAATAAATGATCTATTAGAGAAGCTCCGTGCTGGGACATTGACTTTAGAAGAAATTATCAAATTTATTGTCACTGTAGttacagagaaagaaacaaaaaccCTAAAAAGTGTCACCACAACAACTCAAGTTACAAGGAAGGAGATAAAACAGAAATCTATTAACCTTAGTGAGTGGCCACCGGAAGATCAACTTCAGAAAGCTTTGGAGGCTATTCCATATGAAGTGTCCAGACAACAAACTGAAGGGGAGAAACAAGACAGTGTGTCCATTTGGGGCTTTTTGCAAAGTGAGAAACTGCCTGATGACAAAAGCAAAGAACTGTTGCAGAGGTGCAAAAACACAGTACAAgaggttctgattggctgcatcAAACTCATCCAGAGAAGTGGAGAGGGACAGTTTTCAGCCGAGACTTCTTCTGTTGATGAGCAAACACAGAAGTTATTACAGAATATAACTCAAATTTCTGTTGGTGAATTTAAAGGTCAGAAGATATCACTGTGGAACCTTCTTCTCGCCAAATACATATCATCTAAGAAAAGAAAGATTAATGGCATATCTTACCTGGTCTTCTTCTATCCAAGATATTATAAGAATGATCACCACCATTATAGAGGAGACTGA